From the Bacteroidia bacterium genome, one window contains:
- the serC gene encoding 3-phosphoserine/phosphohydroxythreonine transaminase, translating into MATRAHNFFAGPAVLPLPVVEAARDAAFDFAGLGMSIMEISHRSKEFDAVIQDAQRDMLELMGLSADEYSVLFVGGGASTQFAMLPMNFLHTRAEYINTGEWATKAIKEAKLFGEVSVVASSEAENFNHIPKNVQFSGTADYVHYTSNNTIYGTEYKHIPDTGNVPLVCDMSSDILGRAMDFSKFSLIYAGAQKNLGPAGVVVVVVKRAWVEEKAKDGIPTMLKYKIHVSKESLYNTPPVFPIFVVGQTLKWIKGLGGLEAVQEMNEKKAALLYNLFDAYPEFYKGTVVHPEDRSLMNVTFRLPSEELEEKFIGEAKKLRMFGLKGHRSVGGCRASIYNACPTESVEALAKFMEDFMAANK; encoded by the coding sequence ATGGCTACGCGCGCACACAATTTCTTCGCCGGTCCCGCTGTACTTCCCCTGCCCGTCGTGGAGGCTGCCCGGGATGCGGCATTCGATTTTGCCGGGCTCGGCATGTCGATTATGGAGATCAGCCACCGGTCCAAGGAATTTGACGCAGTGATTCAGGATGCCCAGCGGGACATGCTGGAGCTCATGGGACTGTCGGCGGATGAGTATTCGGTTCTGTTCGTGGGCGGAGGCGCGAGCACGCAGTTCGCTATGCTGCCGATGAACTTCCTCCACACGCGCGCCGAGTACATCAATACCGGCGAATGGGCCACAAAGGCGATCAAGGAAGCGAAACTCTTCGGCGAAGTTTCCGTCGTCGCGTCGTCGGAAGCGGAAAATTTCAATCATATCCCGAAGAATGTGCAATTCTCCGGCACGGCGGATTACGTGCATTACACGTCGAACAACACGATTTACGGCACGGAATACAAGCACATCCCCGACACGGGTAATGTGCCCCTTGTGTGCGACATGTCGTCCGATATTCTGGGCCGCGCCATGGATTTCTCGAAATTCAGTCTCATCTACGCCGGCGCGCAGAAGAATCTCGGTCCCGCAGGTGTGGTGGTTGTGGTCGTGAAAAGGGCCTGGGTCGAGGAAAAAGCCAAGGACGGCATCCCCACCATGCTCAAGTACAAGATTCATGTCAGCAAGGAATCGCTGTACAACACGCCGCCGGTATTTCCGATTTTCGTCGTCGGTCAGACGCTGAAATGGATCAAGGGTCTCGGCGGTCTCGAAGCGGTGCAGGAAATGAATGAGAAGAAAGCCGCCCTGCTGTACAATCTCTTCGATGCGTATCCCGAGTTCTACAAGGGTACGGTCGTGCATCCTGAGGACCGTTCGCTCATGAACGTCACCTTCCGCCTCCCGAGCGAGGAACTGGAAGAGAAATTCATCGGCGAAGCCAAGAAGCTGCGCATGTTCGGCCTCAAGGGCCATCGCTCCGTCGGCGGCTGCCGCGCGTCCATTTACAACGCCTGCCCGACCGAGAGCGTCGAAGCCCTGGCGAAGTTCATGGAAGACTTCATGGCGGCGAACAAGTAA
- a CDS encoding D-glycerate dehydrogenase: MTMKPRVFVTRTIPEAGLSLLRDAAEVTVFEHDRQIEKDELMRLLPEYDGLLCLLSDPIDADVIAAGGKLRCVSTYAVGYNNIDVAAAKERGIAVTNTPGVLTEATADIAFALMIACARRIVESDAWLREGRFTGWEPMLFLGHDLGGRTLGIIGAGRIGQALARKAVGAYHMNVLYHNRSRNENFESQLGARFTALDTLLTESDVISIHVPLTAETRHMISARALSLMQPHAILINTARGPVIDEAALIDALRERRIFAAGLDVYEEEPVIPDELIRLPNTVLLPHIGSASIATRDRMAVMAAQNLIDELQGRGAEHRVC, encoded by the coding sequence ATGACCATGAAACCCCGCGTGTTTGTCACCAGAACCATTCCTGAAGCCGGCCTGTCGCTGCTACGCGACGCGGCGGAGGTCACCGTGTTTGAGCATGACCGTCAGATCGAAAAGGATGAGTTGATGCGATTACTGCCTGAGTATGACGGCTTGCTCTGTTTGCTCAGCGATCCCATCGATGCGGATGTGATCGCGGCCGGCGGCAAACTCCGCTGCGTCAGCACCTACGCTGTGGGCTACAACAACATCGACGTCGCGGCAGCCAAGGAGCGGGGCATAGCGGTCACCAACACGCCGGGCGTGCTTACCGAAGCCACGGCGGATATTGCCTTCGCCCTGATGATAGCATGCGCCAGGCGCATCGTCGAAAGCGATGCCTGGCTGCGCGAGGGTCGCTTCACCGGATGGGAGCCGATGCTATTCCTCGGCCACGATCTCGGCGGCCGAACCCTCGGCATTATCGGCGCGGGACGCATCGGCCAGGCGCTGGCGCGCAAGGCGGTGGGGGCGTATCACATGAATGTGCTCTATCACAACCGCTCCCGCAACGAGAATTTCGAATCACAACTCGGCGCACGCTTCACGGCTCTCGATACGCTGCTCACCGAGTCCGACGTCATCTCCATTCACGTGCCGCTCACGGCCGAAACCCGGCACATGATTTCCGCGCGCGCGCTGTCGCTCATGCAGCCGCATGCCATACTCATCAACACCGCACGCGGTCCCGTCATTGACGAAGCCGCGTTGATCGACGCATTACGCGAGCGGCGCATTTTCGCCGCCGGACTGGACGTGTATGAAGAGGAGCCAGTGATACCGGATGAACTTATCCGACTCCCAAACACCGTGCTTCTGCCCCATATCGGCAGCGCCTCCATCGCCACCCGCGACCGCATGGCCGTCATGGCCGCGCAGAATCTCATTGACGAACTACAGGGCAGGGGGGCGGAGCATCGGGTGTGCTGA
- a CDS encoding helix-turn-helix transcriptional regulator, which yields MRFSGRVFKVKNFWAIEVPMLGITTQGRTKRDAFNMVKDAVESLVDREGFSVSVHPGQKEYFEIGSNDLATFVAFMLKRMRQKYGLSLQEVAERMGSKSPNAYARYEQGKTVPTIETLGKLLSAVAVGEDFTISLNRVP from the coding sequence ATGAGATTCAGCGGTCGTGTGTTCAAGGTGAAGAATTTTTGGGCTATCGAAGTGCCGATGCTGGGAATTACGACCCAGGGACGTACGAAAAGAGATGCATTCAACATGGTAAAAGACGCCGTCGAATCCCTCGTTGACCGGGAAGGATTCTCGGTTTCGGTTCATCCCGGGCAAAAGGAGTATTTCGAGATTGGGTCGAACGATCTTGCGACATTCGTAGCCTTCATGCTTAAGCGGATGCGGCAAAAGTATGGCTTGTCCCTGCAGGAAGTAGCTGAAAGAATGGGTTCGAAATCACCCAATGCCTACGCGCGATACGAACAGGGAAAAACCGTCCCCACTATCGAAACGTTGGGGAAATTGCTATCGGCAGTCGCCGTTGGTGAGGATTTCACCATATCCCTGAACCGCGTACCGTAG
- a CDS encoding type II toxin-antitoxin system HicA family toxin — protein MKRQDLEAELRHLGWTLLRNGRRHDVWSNGQREIAIPRHREINEYTAKAILKEAKG, from the coding sequence ATGAAACGACAAGACCTTGAAGCGGAGTTACGGCATCTCGGTTGGACCTTGTTGAGGAACGGAAGAAGACATGATGTGTGGAGCAATGGGCAACGCGAAATCGCAATTCCCCGCCACCGGGAAATCAATGAGTATACCGCAAAAGCAATTTTGAAGGAAGCGAAAGGATAA
- a CDS encoding aminoacyl-histidine dipeptidase produces MSTTLPELEPTILWKHFHGLTTVPRPSKKEEKILAYLKQLIADLGYTYEQDDTGNLVVRKPATPGYENAPVTLIQGHVDMVCEKNKGTEHDFDNDPIHAYVDGDWVRAKGTTLGADNGIGVAAGLAVLEATDLIHPPMEFLFTVDEETGLTGAKGLKPGFLNASMMLNLDSEEDGALYVGCSGGMDTAGILRFNSGAAPAAHTAVEIMISGLKGGHSGLDIHTGRGNAIKFLTRVLASLAALFPTMQLSTISGGSKRNAIPREAECIVYVPADAVEEALALAAQFTSTFLKEIRTVEPDLAVTMKTVDGNGSVIDRAQFERLLDVLFALPHGVQKMSADIPGLVETSTNLATLVMDDASITIGTSQRSSVESEKFDIVTSVASVFRLADFDIVQGDGYPGWQPNMESKALKFVRQSHKELFGTDPEIKAIHAGLECGLIGEVYPAMDMISFGPTIMGAHSPDECLNIPTTAKFWQLVTRTLENVAKSAAPVA; encoded by the coding sequence GTGTCGACTACCTTGCCCGAACTCGAACCCACCATTCTCTGGAAACACTTTCACGGTCTGACCACCGTCCCGCGACCTTCGAAAAAAGAAGAGAAAATCCTCGCGTACCTCAAGCAGCTCATCGCCGACCTCGGTTATACCTACGAGCAGGACGACACCGGAAACCTCGTTGTGCGCAAGCCGGCCACGCCGGGCTACGAAAACGCTCCGGTCACGCTCATTCAGGGCCATGTGGACATGGTCTGCGAAAAGAACAAGGGCACCGAGCACGATTTCGACAACGATCCCATACACGCCTATGTGGACGGCGACTGGGTGCGCGCCAAAGGAACCACGCTCGGCGCGGACAACGGCATCGGTGTCGCTGCGGGCCTCGCTGTGCTCGAAGCGACGGACCTTATCCATCCCCCCATGGAATTCCTTTTCACCGTGGACGAGGAAACCGGCCTCACCGGCGCCAAGGGCCTGAAACCCGGCTTCCTGAACGCGAGCATGATGCTCAACCTCGACTCCGAAGAAGACGGCGCGCTGTACGTCGGCTGCTCCGGCGGCATGGACACGGCGGGCATACTGCGCTTCAACAGCGGGGCCGCTCCCGCCGCGCATACGGCTGTGGAAATCATGATCAGCGGTCTCAAGGGCGGACACTCCGGCCTCGATATTCATACCGGACGCGGGAACGCCATCAAATTCCTCACGCGCGTACTCGCGTCTCTCGCGGCGCTGTTTCCCACGATGCAGCTTTCCACCATTTCCGGCGGCAGCAAGCGCAACGCTATCCCGCGCGAAGCGGAATGTATCGTTTATGTGCCTGCCGACGCCGTAGAGGAAGCGCTCGCCTTGGCCGCGCAGTTCACGAGCACCTTCCTCAAGGAAATCCGCACCGTCGAACCGGACCTCGCCGTGACCATGAAAACCGTTGACGGCAACGGCAGTGTCATAGACCGCGCACAGTTCGAGCGTCTGCTCGACGTGCTGTTCGCGCTGCCGCATGGCGTGCAGAAAATGAGCGCCGACATCCCGGGCCTTGTGGAAACCTCCACCAACCTCGCCACGCTTGTCATGGATGACGCCTCCATCACCATCGGCACCAGCCAGCGCAGTTCCGTCGAGTCCGAAAAATTCGACATCGTGACCTCCGTCGCCTCGGTGTTCAGACTGGCCGATTTCGACATCGTGCAGGGCGACGGCTATCCCGGCTGGCAGCCCAACATGGAATCGAAGGCCCTGAAATTCGTGCGCCAGAGCCACAAGGAGCTCTTCGGCACCGATCCCGAAATCAAGGCCATTCACGCCGGGCTCGAATGCGGACTCATCGGCGAAGTGTATCCTGCCATGGATATGATTTCCTTCGGACCCACCATCATGGGCGCGCACAGCCCCGACGAATGCCTCAACATCCCCACCACGGCGAAGTTCTGGCAGCTCGTGACCCGCACCCTCGAGAACGTCGCCAAAAGCGCAGCACCGGTCGCGTAA
- a CDS encoding DUF1573 domain-containing protein yields the protein MKRSSNLILLAILLLGTSCEAQKPAGDVLDIEGGSTKHFGTVTHKDRLEHNFVLRNKGADTIRITDVKAACGCTAVMVSGSTVAPGGSATVSVQFTPPRTTNGHVSKSVSVYAEGAGRPVYVLRIEADVLSAFEAEPALVDVGSSAIGKAVTATFRLKNRSDQTQSIMAVQSALAIEYRGLDGDGPPEVRPLDGVTIEPKEFELAAGASRDITVRFTPSFGGKVMGSAVFYAADETRQVEFTGLVKRK from the coding sequence ATGAAACGCAGCTCGAATCTTATTCTCCTTGCCATCCTTTTACTCGGTACCTCCTGCGAAGCGCAGAAACCGGCGGGTGACGTACTCGACATCGAGGGCGGTTCCACGAAGCATTTCGGAACCGTGACGCATAAGGACAGACTGGAGCACAATTTCGTTCTTCGCAACAAAGGCGCGGATACCATTCGCATCACCGATGTGAAGGCCGCCTGCGGCTGTACCGCGGTGATGGTGTCGGGCAGCACCGTAGCCCCCGGGGGAAGCGCCACTGTATCCGTGCAGTTCACTCCCCCGCGCACCACCAATGGTCATGTGAGCAAGAGCGTGTCCGTCTATGCAGAGGGTGCGGGGCGGCCTGTGTACGTGCTGCGCATCGAAGCAGACGTTCTCTCCGCGTTCGAGGCCGAGCCGGCTCTGGTGGATGTGGGCAGCTCCGCAATTGGAAAAGCCGTCACGGCAACGTTCCGGTTGAAGAATCGTTCCGATCAAACCCAGAGTATTATGGCGGTGCAAAGCGCACTGGCCATCGAGTATCGCGGTCTGGATGGAGACGGACCGCCGGAGGTACGGCCGCTGGACGGTGTGACCATCGAACCGAAGGAATTCGAACTCGCAGCCGGAGCTTCGCGGGACATCACCGTACGCTTTACGCCATCCTTCGGCGGGAAGGTTATGGGGAGTGCGGTATTTTATGCTGCGGATGAGACACGGCAGGTGGAATTCACCGGCCTGGTGAAAAGGAAATAA
- a CDS encoding PASTA domain-containing protein: MSLKERLTSQLAIKLYIIGSSVFIVLFMFDAWLMPALVHSRSEISIPDVRGKRADEAVRMLEEASLTPIIVDTLPHPKIEVDHVVYMNPVAGNVVREGRNVFLTVSGGEERIKMPDLMGRSLRDARIALERLELRIGMISYEASDMPPETVVRQSTPAGRPIRKNTIIEITVSGGENVEIEVPYIIGLSLDDAQRKLLDNGLRPGAIQYKQSKSLLPNTVIGQNPDAGAMAPPNALVDITVVH, translated from the coding sequence ATGTCACTGAAAGAACGACTCACCTCACAACTCGCGATCAAGCTGTACATCATCGGATCCAGCGTGTTCATCGTGCTGTTCATGTTCGATGCCTGGCTCATGCCGGCGCTCGTGCATTCACGCTCCGAAATCTCCATCCCCGATGTGCGCGGCAAGCGCGCGGACGAGGCGGTGCGTATGCTCGAGGAGGCGTCACTCACTCCTATCATTGTCGACACCCTGCCGCATCCGAAAATCGAGGTTGATCATGTCGTGTACATGAACCCCGTGGCCGGAAACGTGGTGCGCGAGGGCAGGAATGTGTTTCTGACCGTGAGCGGCGGCGAGGAAAGGATAAAGATGCCCGACCTCATGGGCCGGTCGTTGCGCGACGCGCGCATCGCCCTGGAACGCCTCGAGCTTCGGATAGGAATGATTTCATACGAAGCATCCGACATGCCGCCCGAAACCGTCGTGCGGCAAAGTACTCCAGCCGGCCGTCCCATACGGAAGAATACCATTATCGAGATCACCGTGAGCGGAGGAGAGAATGTCGAAATCGAGGTCCCGTACATCATAGGACTCAGTCTCGACGACGCGCAGCGCAAGCTGTTGGACAACGGTTTGCGTCCCGGCGCGATCCAATACAAACAGAGCAAGTCGCTGCTGCCCAATACCGTGATCGGGCAGAACCCCGACGCCGGAGCCATGGCCCCGCCGAACGCGCTGGTGGACATCACCGTGGTGCATTGA